The following are from one region of the Streptomyces changanensis genome:
- the nsdA gene encoding transcriptional repressor NsdA: MGGSGTDGTNAGKRPNEQLGSWFVRSGWSKGELARQVNRRARQMGAHHISTDTSRVRRWLDGEQPREPIPRILSELFSERFGSVVAVEDLGLRTAHQSPSVSGVDLPWAGPQTVSLLSEFSRSDLMLARRGFLGTSLSLAAGPSLIEPMQRWLVPAPTSGSDRGEPPAPGRRPYRLSRAELEMLESTTAMFRKWDAQCGGGLRRKAVVGQLHEVTDLLQEAQPADTSRRLFRCAAELAQLAGWMSYDVGLQPTAQKYFVLALHAAKEAGDKPLGSYVLSSMSRQMIHLGRPDDALELIHLAQYGSRDCATARTQAMLYAMEARAYANMGQPSKCKRAVRMAEDTFVDAGLDDEPEPDWIRFFTEAELNGENSHSFRDLAYVAGRSPTYASLAEPVMRRAVDLFSQDREHQRSYALNLVGMATVHLLKREPEQAGARAEEALAVARRVRSERVNTRLRKTVDTAVRDFGDVPEVTRIAELLAEQLPETAEAV, encoded by the coding sequence CGGCAGCGGCACAGACGGTACGAATGCCGGCAAGCGCCCGAACGAGCAGCTCGGCTCGTGGTTCGTCCGCAGTGGCTGGTCGAAGGGCGAGCTGGCGCGCCAGGTCAACCGCCGGGCCCGCCAGATGGGCGCGCACCACATCAGCACCGACACCTCCCGCGTACGCCGTTGGCTCGACGGCGAGCAGCCGCGCGAGCCCATCCCGCGCATCCTCTCCGAGCTGTTCTCCGAGCGCTTCGGCTCCGTCGTCGCCGTCGAGGACCTCGGCCTGCGCACCGCCCACCAGTCACCCTCGGTGTCCGGCGTGGACCTGCCCTGGGCCGGCCCCCAGACCGTCTCGCTGCTCAGCGAGTTCTCCCGCAGCGACCTCATGCTCGCCCGGCGCGGCTTCCTCGGCACGTCGCTCTCCCTCGCCGCCGGCCCCTCCCTCATCGAGCCGATGCAGCGCTGGCTGGTCCCCGCCCCGACCTCCGGGTCCGACCGCGGGGAACCGCCGGCGCCCGGCCGCCGCCCGTACCGGCTCTCCCGGGCGGAGCTGGAGATGCTGGAGTCCACCACGGCGATGTTCCGCAAGTGGGACGCGCAGTGCGGCGGCGGACTGCGCCGCAAGGCCGTCGTCGGGCAGTTGCACGAGGTGACCGACCTCCTCCAGGAGGCGCAACCCGCCGACACCAGCCGCCGCCTCTTCCGCTGCGCGGCCGAACTGGCCCAGCTCGCGGGATGGATGAGCTACGACGTCGGTCTCCAACCCACCGCCCAGAAGTACTTCGTACTCGCCCTGCACGCCGCCAAGGAGGCAGGCGACAAACCGCTCGGCTCGTACGTCCTGTCCTCGATGAGCCGTCAGATGATCCACCTCGGACGGCCGGACGACGCCCTTGAACTCATCCACCTCGCGCAGTACGGCAGCCGCGACTGCGCGACCGCCCGCACCCAGGCGATGCTGTATGCGATGGAGGCCCGGGCGTACGCCAACATGGGCCAGCCGAGCAAGTGTAAGCGGGCCGTCCGGATGGCCGAGGACACCTTCGTCGACGCCGGCCTCGACGACGAGCCGGAGCCCGACTGGATCCGCTTCTTCACCGAGGCCGAGCTGAACGGCGAGAACTCCCACTCCTTCCGCGACCTGGCCTACGTCGCCGGCCGCAGCCCCACCTACGCCTCCCTCGCCGAACCCGTGATGCGGCGCGCCGTCGACCTCTTCTCCCAGGACCGGGAGCACCAGCGCTCCTACGCCCTCAACCTCGTGGGCATGGCCACCGTCCACCTGCTCAAGCGCGAACCCGAGCAGGCCGGCGCCCGCGCGGAGGAGGCCCTCGCGGTGGCCCGGCGGGTCCGCTCCGAGCGGGTCAACACCCGCCTCCGCAAGACCGTCGACACCGCCGTACGCGACTTCGGCGACGTACCCGAGGTCACCCGGATCGCCGAGCTCCTCGCCGAACAGCTCCCCGAGACCGCCGAGGCCGTCTGA
- a CDS encoding ammonium transporter — protein sequence MPPGILTLAAEEAPTLSAANTGFMLICSALVMLMTPGLAFFYGGMVRVKSTLNMLMMSFVSLGIVTVLWVLYGFSIAFGSDIGSVVGWSSEYVGLSGIGRDQLWDGYTIPVYVFAVFQLMFAVITPALISGALADRVKFGAWVLFITLWATLVYFPVAHWVWGSGGWLFEMGVIDFAGGTAVHINAGAAALGVILVIGKRVGFKKDPMRPHSLPLVMLGAGLLWFGWFGFNAGSWLGNDDGVGAVMFVNTQVATAAALLAWLAYEKVRHGACTTLGAASGAVAGLVAITPSGGSCSPLGALAIGAVAGLLCAMAVGLKYRFGYDDSLDVVGVHLVGGVVGSVLVGFFATGGVQSEARGLFYGGGAEQLVKQVTGVVAVLAYSFVVSAVLALVIHRTIGMRVTEDDEVAGIDQGEHAETAYDFSGAGGGTAPRRSVPATGDTAAAAQYTRKVDA from the coding sequence ATGCCCCCAGGCATCCTGACGCTCGCCGCAGAGGAAGCACCCACGCTCTCTGCCGCCAACACCGGCTTCATGCTCATCTGCTCCGCCCTCGTGATGCTCATGACCCCGGGCCTGGCCTTCTTCTACGGAGGCATGGTCCGCGTCAAGAGCACGCTCAACATGTTGATGATGAGCTTCGTCAGCCTCGGGATCGTCACGGTCCTCTGGGTGCTCTACGGCTTCAGCATCGCCTTCGGCAGCGACATCGGATCGGTCGTCGGCTGGTCCTCCGAGTACGTCGGCCTGAGCGGCATCGGCCGCGACCAGCTGTGGGACGGCTACACCATCCCCGTCTACGTCTTCGCCGTCTTCCAGCTGATGTTCGCGGTCATCACGCCCGCCCTGATCAGCGGCGCGCTCGCGGACCGCGTCAAGTTCGGCGCCTGGGTGCTCTTCATCACCCTGTGGGCCACCCTCGTGTACTTCCCCGTCGCCCACTGGGTGTGGGGGTCGGGCGGCTGGCTCTTCGAGATGGGCGTCATCGACTTCGCCGGCGGCACCGCCGTCCATATCAACGCCGGCGCCGCGGCCCTCGGCGTGATCCTCGTCATCGGCAAGCGCGTCGGCTTCAAGAAGGACCCGATGCGCCCGCACAGCCTGCCCCTCGTCATGCTCGGCGCCGGACTGCTGTGGTTCGGCTGGTTCGGCTTCAACGCCGGCTCCTGGCTCGGCAACGACGACGGCGTCGGCGCCGTGATGTTCGTCAACACGCAGGTCGCCACCGCCGCCGCGCTGCTCGCCTGGCTCGCGTACGAGAAGGTCCGCCACGGCGCCTGCACCACCCTCGGTGCCGCCTCCGGCGCGGTCGCCGGCCTCGTCGCCATCACCCCCTCCGGCGGCTCCTGCTCCCCGCTGGGCGCCCTCGCGATCGGCGCCGTCGCCGGTCTGCTCTGCGCCATGGCCGTCGGCCTCAAGTACAGGTTCGGCTACGACGACTCCCTCGACGTCGTCGGCGTCCACCTCGTCGGCGGTGTCGTCGGCTCCGTCCTCGTGGGCTTCTTCGCCACGGGCGGCGTCCAGTCCGAGGCCCGGGGCCTCTTCTACGGCGGCGGCGCCGAGCAGCTGGTCAAGCAGGTCACCGGGGTCGTCGCGGTCCTGGCGTACTCCTTCGTCGTCTCCGCGGTCCTCGCCCTCGTCATCCACCGGACGATCGGCATGCGCGTCACCGAGGACGACGAGGTCGCCGGCATCGACCAGGGCGAGCACGCCGAGACCGCCTACGACTTCAGCGGCGCCGGCGGCGGCACCGCCCCCCGCAGGTCCGTGCCCGCCACCGGCGACACCGCGGCAGCAGCCCAGTACACCAGGAAGGTCGACGCATGA
- a CDS encoding P-II family nitrogen regulator, whose product MKLITAIVKPHRLDEIKEALQAFGVHGLTVTEASGYGRQRGHTEVYRGAEYTVDLVPKIRIEVLVEDDDAEQLIDVVVKAARTGKIGDGKVWSVPVETAVRVRTGERGPDAL is encoded by the coding sequence ATGAAGCTCATCACCGCGATCGTCAAGCCGCACCGGCTGGACGAGATCAAGGAGGCCCTCCAGGCCTTCGGAGTCCACGGCCTGACCGTCACGGAGGCCAGCGGCTACGGGCGCCAGCGCGGCCACACCGAGGTCTACCGGGGCGCCGAGTACACCGTCGACCTCGTCCCGAAGATCCGCATCGAGGTCCTCGTCGAGGACGACGACGCCGAACAGCTCATCGACGTCGTCGTGAAGGCCGCCCGCACCGGCAAGATCGGTGACGGCAAGGTGTGGAGCGTCCCCGTCGAGACCGCCGTCCGCGTCCGCACGGGCGAACGCGGACCCGACGCGCTGTAA
- a CDS encoding [protein-PII] uridylyltransferase, with the protein MTSLATHEKDDDDSGPGGYAAARLALLQQEGRPGQPRRAALARLTDDWLAALYAAADPPRGTALVAVGGYGRGELSPRSDLDLLLLHDGSAAPGAVAALADRLWYPVWDLGLALDHSVRTPGEARRTAGEDLKVHLGLLDARPLAGDVGLVAALRTTVLADWRNQASVRLPALHELCRERAERQGELPHLLEGDLKEARGGLRDATALRAVAASWLADAPREGLADAARTLLDARDALHLTTGRATDRLALQEQDQVAATLGLPDADALLRQVSEAARTIAYASDVTWREVQRVLRARSARPRLRALLGGGRTPRTQPDRTPLAEGVVEMDGEAVLARTARPERDPVLPLRAAAAAAQAGLPLSRHAVRRLAATVRPLPVPWPAEAREQLVTLLGAGEPTVAVWEALEAEGLVTRLVPDWERVRCRPQRNPVHTWTVDRHLVETAVRASSLTRRVGRPDLLLVAALLHDLGKGRPGDHSVAGGTIARDVATRIGFDRADTAVLATLVRHHLLLVETATRRDLDDPATVTAVAEAVGSVSTLELLHALTEADALATGPAAWSSWRAALVADLVARVAAALSGDAPAAPEPAAPGAEEERLAVEALRTGEPVLALHAQHEDGAGGGGGQDAAGEPEPVGVELLVALPDRSGVLPAVAGVLALHRLTVRSADLRAVDLPIDPPIGRSHAPSGGPSDVPPDGAPSGGPGPGLPGPVLVLNWRVAAEYGSLPQAARLRADLVRALDGSLDVAARLAERDAAYPRRRGVQAPPPRVTVAPAGSAARATVLEVRAQDAPGLLHRIGRALEGADVRVRSAHVSTLGANAVDTVYVTDTGGAPLSDGAAAEVARTLEEALRA; encoded by the coding sequence GTGACGAGCCTCGCGACGCACGAGAAGGACGACGACGACTCGGGACCCGGCGGCTACGCGGCGGCCCGGCTGGCCCTCCTCCAGCAGGAGGGCCGGCCCGGGCAGCCGCGCCGCGCCGCGCTGGCCCGGCTCACCGACGACTGGCTCGCCGCCCTGTACGCGGCGGCCGACCCGCCCCGCGGAACCGCGCTCGTCGCCGTCGGCGGCTACGGACGCGGCGAACTCTCCCCGCGCAGCGACCTCGACCTGCTCCTGCTCCACGACGGCTCGGCCGCGCCCGGCGCCGTCGCCGCCCTCGCCGACCGCCTCTGGTACCCCGTGTGGGACCTCGGGCTCGCGCTCGACCACTCCGTACGCACGCCCGGGGAGGCGCGCAGGACCGCCGGCGAGGACCTCAAGGTCCACCTCGGCCTCCTCGACGCCCGCCCGCTCGCCGGGGACGTCGGGCTCGTCGCCGCCCTGCGCACCACCGTCCTCGCCGACTGGCGCAACCAGGCCTCCGTACGCCTCCCCGCCCTGCACGAGCTGTGCCGGGAGCGGGCCGAGCGCCAGGGCGAGCTGCCCCACCTGCTCGAAGGCGACCTCAAGGAGGCCCGCGGCGGACTGCGCGACGCCACCGCCCTGCGCGCCGTCGCCGCCTCCTGGCTCGCCGACGCCCCCCGCGAGGGCCTCGCAGACGCGGCCCGCACCCTCCTCGACGCCCGGGACGCACTCCACCTCACCACCGGACGCGCCACCGACCGGCTCGCCCTCCAGGAACAGGACCAGGTCGCCGCCACCCTGGGCCTGCCCGACGCCGACGCCCTGCTCCGCCAGGTCTCCGAAGCCGCCCGCACCATCGCCTACGCCTCCGACGTCACCTGGCGCGAGGTCCAGCGCGTGCTCCGCGCCCGCTCCGCCCGACCACGGCTGCGCGCCCTCCTCGGCGGCGGCAGGACCCCCCGGACCCAGCCGGACCGCACCCCGCTCGCCGAGGGCGTCGTCGAGATGGACGGCGAGGCCGTCCTCGCGCGCACCGCCCGCCCCGAACGCGACCCGGTCCTCCCCCTGCGCGCCGCCGCGGCCGCCGCCCAGGCCGGGCTCCCCCTCTCCCGGCACGCCGTGCGCCGCCTCGCCGCCACGGTGAGACCCCTCCCCGTGCCCTGGCCCGCCGAGGCCCGCGAACAGCTCGTCACCCTCCTCGGCGCGGGCGAACCCACCGTCGCCGTGTGGGAGGCGCTGGAGGCCGAGGGGCTCGTCACCCGCCTCGTACCGGACTGGGAACGCGTCCGCTGCCGCCCGCAGCGCAACCCCGTCCACACCTGGACCGTCGACCGGCACCTCGTCGAGACCGCCGTGCGCGCCTCCTCCCTCACCCGCCGTGTCGGCCGCCCCGACCTGCTCCTCGTCGCCGCGCTCCTGCACGACCTCGGCAAGGGCCGGCCCGGCGACCACTCCGTCGCCGGCGGGACCATCGCCCGCGACGTCGCCACTCGCATCGGCTTCGACCGGGCCGACACCGCCGTCCTCGCCACCCTCGTCCGCCACCATCTGCTCCTCGTCGAGACCGCGACCCGGCGCGACCTCGACGACCCGGCCACCGTCACCGCCGTCGCCGAGGCCGTCGGGAGCGTCTCCACCCTGGAGCTGCTGCACGCCCTCACCGAGGCCGACGCCCTCGCCACCGGGCCCGCCGCCTGGTCCTCCTGGCGCGCCGCGCTCGTCGCGGACCTCGTCGCGCGGGTGGCGGCCGCACTCTCCGGCGACGCCCCGGCGGCGCCCGAACCGGCCGCGCCCGGCGCAGAGGAGGAACGCCTCGCCGTCGAGGCGCTGCGCACCGGCGAACCGGTACTGGCCCTCCACGCCCAGCACGAGGACGGCGCCGGCGGGGGCGGCGGGCAGGACGCGGCCGGGGAGCCGGAGCCGGTCGGCGTCGAGCTGCTGGTCGCCCTGCCGGACCGGTCGGGCGTCCTGCCCGCCGTCGCCGGGGTCCTCGCCCTGCACCGGCTCACCGTCCGCTCTGCCGACCTGCGAGCCGTCGACCTGCCGATCGACCCGCCGATCGGCAGGTCCCACGCCCCGTCCGGCGGGCCGTCCGATGTCCCGCCGGACGGGGCCCCTTCCGGTGGGCCGGGTCCGGGTCTCCCCGGCCCGGTCCTGGTCCTCAACTGGCGCGTCGCCGCCGAGTACGGCTCCCTCCCGCAGGCCGCGCGGCTCCGCGCCGACCTCGTACGGGCCCTGGACGGCTCCCTCGACGTCGCCGCCCGGCTCGCCGAGCGCGACGCCGCCTACCCCCGGCGCCGCGGTGTCCAGGCCCCGCCGCCGCGCGTCACCGTCGCGCCGGCGGGCTCGGCGGCCCGCGCCACGGTCCTGGAGGTCCGCGCCCAGGACGCCCCGGGCCTGCTCCACCGCATCGGCCGGGCCCTGGAGGGCGCGGACGTACGGGTGCGCAGCGCCCACGTCAGCACCCTCGGCGCGAACGCGGTGGACACGGTCTACGTCACGGACACCGGGGGTGCCCCGCTGTCGGACGGGGCGGCCGCGGAGGTGGCGCGGACGCTGGAGGAGGCCCTGCGGGCGTGA
- the ffh gene encoding signal recognition particle protein: protein MFDTLSDRLSATFKTLRGKGRLSEADIDATAREIRIALLEADVALPVVRAFIKNVKERASGAEVSKALNPSQQVIKIVNDELVSILGGETRRLRFAKTAPTVIMLAGLQGAGKTTLAGKLGRWLKGQGHAPLLVACDLQRPNAVNQLSVVAERAGVGVYAPEPGNGVGDPVQVARDSIEYARTKQYDIVIVDTAGRLGIDQEMMQQAADIRDAVRPDEILFVVDAMIGQDAVNTAEAFRDGVGFDGVVLSKLDGDARGGAALSVAHVTGRQIMFASNGEKLDDFDAFHPDRMASRILGMGDVMSLIEKAEQTFSQEEAAKMASKLASSKGKDFTLDDFLAQMEQVRKMGSISKLLGMLPGMAQMRDQINNIDERDVDRTAAVIKSMTPAERQDPTIINGSRRARIARGSGVDVSAVKSLVERFFEARKMMSRMAQGGGMPGMPGIPGMGGGAGRQKKQQKQAKGKRRSGNPLKRKAEEEAAAARREEQAQQGGAFDLPAGQPGQDFELPDEFKKFMG from the coding sequence GTGTTCGATACCCTCTCCGACCGCCTCTCCGCGACTTTCAAGACTCTGCGAGGCAAAGGCAGGTTGTCCGAGGCGGACATCGACGCCACCGCCCGCGAGATCCGCATCGCCCTGCTGGAAGCGGACGTCGCCCTGCCGGTGGTCCGGGCGTTCATCAAGAACGTGAAGGAGAGGGCGTCCGGGGCCGAGGTGTCCAAGGCGCTCAACCCCTCGCAGCAGGTCATCAAGATCGTCAATGACGAGCTGGTCTCCATCCTCGGTGGTGAGACCCGCCGCCTGCGCTTCGCCAAGACCGCCCCGACCGTGATCATGCTGGCCGGTCTGCAGGGTGCGGGCAAGACCACCCTCGCCGGCAAGCTCGGCCGCTGGCTCAAGGGCCAGGGCCACGCCCCGCTGCTCGTCGCCTGCGACCTCCAGCGCCCCAACGCCGTCAACCAGCTCTCCGTCGTCGCCGAGCGCGCCGGCGTCGGCGTCTACGCGCCCGAGCCGGGCAACGGCGTCGGCGACCCGGTCCAGGTCGCCAGGGACTCGATCGAGTACGCGCGGACCAAGCAGTACGACATCGTCATCGTCGACACCGCCGGCCGCCTGGGCATCGACCAGGAGATGATGCAGCAGGCCGCCGACATCCGCGACGCCGTCCGCCCGGACGAGATCCTCTTCGTCGTCGACGCGATGATCGGCCAGGACGCCGTCAACACGGCCGAGGCGTTCCGCGACGGCGTCGGCTTCGACGGGGTCGTGCTGTCGAAGCTCGACGGCGACGCCCGTGGTGGTGCCGCCCTGTCCGTCGCGCACGTCACCGGCCGCCAGATCATGTTCGCCTCCAACGGCGAGAAGCTGGACGACTTCGACGCGTTCCACCCGGACCGCATGGCGTCGCGCATCCTCGGCATGGGCGACGTGATGTCGCTGATCGAGAAGGCCGAGCAGACCTTCAGCCAGGAAGAGGCCGCCAAGATGGCCTCCAAGCTGGCGAGCAGCAAGGGCAAGGACTTCACGCTCGACGACTTCCTGGCCCAGATGGAGCAGGTCCGCAAGATGGGCTCCATCTCCAAGCTCCTCGGCATGCTGCCGGGCATGGCGCAGATGCGGGACCAGATCAACAACATCGACGAGCGGGACGTCGACCGCACGGCGGCCGTCATCAAGTCGATGACCCCGGCCGAGCGCCAGGACCCCACGATCATCAACGGCTCGCGCCGGGCCCGCATCGCGCGCGGTTCGGGCGTCGACGTCAGCGCGGTGAAGTCGCTGGTGGAGCGCTTCTTCGAGGCCCGCAAGATGATGTCACGGATGGCGCAGGGCGGCGGCATGCCGGGCATGCCGGGGATCCCGGGCATGGGGGGCGGCGCGGGCCGCCAGAAGAAGCAGCAGAAGCAGGCCAAGGGCAAGCGGCGCAGCGGCAACCCGCTGAAGCGGAAGGCCGAGGAGGAGGCCGCCGCCGCACGCCGCGAGGAGCAGGCGCAGCAGGGCGGCGCGTTCGACCTCCCGGCCGGGCAGCCGGGCCAGGACTTCGAGTTGCCGGACGAGTTCAAGAAGTTCATGGGCTGA
- a CDS encoding methyltransferase domain-containing protein yields the protein MTPMLVQHHPHPASAPPATDAPRRARDWAEIQERMLVPLYEAVYERLEVGTGTRLLGLGCGSGLALLMAATRGARVTGVDTDRARVDLARERLAPEPPGHGPGGHGAARPEPRLLYGSPDIAADPAGTAYNLVTALQPIGCTAGDSDGLVPSLTAAVRMAERGGAVVLTGWGPPERCATTAVFRVAGRLTERLRGRDAWRPALRDDLEEMAARAGLRPDGSGRVSCPFGYADTDSAVRGLLSTGLFDAAVRAADQATVEKEITEALHSYVRPDGTVWMPNVFRYLVARIP from the coding sequence ATGACACCTATGCTCGTCCAGCACCACCCCCACCCGGCCTCGGCCCCTCCGGCCACGGACGCGCCACGGCGTGCCCGTGACTGGGCGGAGATCCAGGAGCGGATGCTGGTGCCGCTCTACGAAGCGGTGTACGAGCGCCTGGAGGTCGGAACCGGGACACGGCTCCTCGGTCTCGGCTGCGGCTCGGGTCTCGCCCTGCTCATGGCCGCCACACGCGGGGCCCGGGTGACGGGTGTCGACACCGACCGCGCGCGCGTGGACCTGGCCCGGGAGCGGCTCGCGCCCGAGCCGCCCGGTCACGGACCGGGCGGACACGGCGCGGCACGCCCGGAGCCCAGACTCCTGTACGGCTCCCCCGACATCGCCGCGGACCCGGCGGGCACGGCGTACAACCTGGTCACGGCGTTGCAGCCGATCGGCTGTACCGCGGGTGACTCCGACGGGCTCGTCCCCTCCCTGACCGCCGCCGTCCGGATGGCGGAGCGGGGCGGCGCCGTGGTCCTCACCGGCTGGGGTCCGCCCGAGCGGTGCGCGACGACGGCCGTGTTCCGCGTCGCGGGCCGGCTGACCGAGCGGTTGCGGGGCCGGGACGCCTGGCGGCCCGCCCTCCGCGACGACCTGGAGGAGATGGCCGCGCGGGCCGGGCTGCGCCCGGACGGCTCCGGCCGCGTCTCCTGCCCGTTCGGGTACGCCGACACGGACAGCGCGGTGCGCGGACTGCTCTCCACCGGCCTGTTCGACGCGGCCGTGCGGGCCGCCGACCAGGCCACCGTGGAGAAGGAGATCACCGAGGCCCTGCACTCCTATGTCCGCCCGGACGGGACGGTGTGGATGCCGAACGTCTTCCGGTACCTGGTGGCCAGGATCCCCTAG
- the rpsP gene encoding 30S ribosomal protein S16 encodes MAVKIKLKRLGKIRSPHYRIVVADSRTRRDGRAIEEIGLYHPVQNPSRIEVNSERAQYWLSVGAQPTEPVLAILKLTGDWQKVKGLPAPEKPLLAPATKEDKRRSFDDFAKALEGDDNKGEAITPKAKKADKKADEAEAASTESTEA; translated from the coding sequence GTGGCAGTCAAGATCAAGCTGAAGCGTCTGGGCAAGATCCGTTCGCCTCACTACCGCATCGTCGTCGCCGACTCCCGCACCCGCCGTGACGGCCGTGCGATCGAGGAGATCGGCCTGTACCACCCGGTGCAGAACCCCTCGCGCATCGAGGTCAACTCGGAGCGTGCGCAGTACTGGCTGTCCGTCGGCGCCCAGCCGACCGAGCCGGTCCTCGCCATCCTGAAGCTCACCGGCGACTGGCAGAAGGTCAAGGGCCTCCCGGCCCCGGAGAAGCCGCTGCTCGCCCCGGCGACGAAGGAAGACAAGCGTCGTTCCTTCGACGATTTCGCCAAGGCGCTCGAGGGTGACGACAACAAGGGTGAGGCCATCACCCCGAAGGCGAAGAAGGCCGACAAGAAGGCGGACGAGGCCGAGGCCGCGTCCACCGAGTCGACCGAGGCCTGA